A window from Osmia lignaria lignaria isolate PbOS001 chromosome 8, iyOsmLign1, whole genome shotgun sequence encodes these proteins:
- the LOC117606586 gene encoding uncharacterized protein LOC117606586 isoform X1: MKFNKYQYSSCIDPNRTNSSLKEHPDMKLSCYYQLPNQNFFKCFCTSICSATKRLDMKGSVISEKIRRHFQDTDIPALLIFLKKHPDIIHINLANNDISDTGFMNLLDHVLLYKSVENLDLQNNNITEKGTNYLLARAEYLEIKYLNLKANKFGVQASKNVATYLLKNKHIVALNVAEVDQSASSLIYFVMGLSSEQEISNNTLRDLDISRPNPGFMYYFDSVHFADVIGHMLKNNTCLRALHLQKYNFSCHDIENMMSNAKYNNTLYLLDLGNNNIGDHGVEHITSWLIKRPALKTLILCRNIITDHGARSLSFTLPFSKILVLDISYNKMTDNGIVDILNTLKKSPLLRQLRIFGNCIGHPAAKIIKRMLMFQVLEQENIDVRPYRVDHKWYFARYEGSRCKKEYHDIPYGLHFNASRPPTKINRPNMKYYKYTYTKTTELKVQHSIITIISRILSRQHVQDCKCCYCIKCEAPHFDELCRDANHPEDCTCCKCKADSEISIDKSIIDRLVPVIDVMKSISYILKRVNCEVQDKIVRWVNINEDILEEDLETIACNREDVKTSSEDTVLCNTSWVQLNMPTLQKYLQQTSSKNVLIVPKNYLVYSNSADEMSSLQYCPNKSM, translated from the exons ATGAAATTCAATAAGTATCAGTATTCTTCATGCATTGATCCCAATAGAACCAATAGTTCATTAAAGGAACATCCAGATATGAAACTATCCTGTTATTATCAACTCCCAAATCAAAacttttttaaatgtttctgTACATCCATTTGTTCTGCAACGAAAAGACTTGATATGAAGGGGAGTGTTATAAGTGAAAAGATCAG GAGACATTTTCAAGACACGGACATTCCAGCTTTATTaatctttttaaaaaaacatcCAGATATTATTCATATTAACTTAGCAAATAACGATATCTCAGACACTGGCTTTATGAATTTGCTTGATCATGTACTT CTATATAAAAGCGTAGAGAACCTAGATCTTCAGAATAATAATATTACTGAGAAGGGAACTAATTATTTATTGGCAAGAGCAGAATATCTAGAAATAAAGTATCTTAATTTGAAAGCAAATAAATTTGGCGTTCAA GCATCGAAAAATGTGGCaacgtatttattaaaaaataaacatataGTTGCTTTGAATGTTGCCGAGGTAGACCAGTCTGCCAGCagtttaatatattttgtaatGGGTTTGAGTTCAGAACaagaaatttctaataatacttTAAGAGACTTGGATATCAGTAGACCTAATCCAGGATTCATGTATTACTTTGATTCCGTTCATTTTGCCGATGTTATTGGTCATATGCTCAAA AACAATACCTGTCTGAGGGCATTGCATCTGCAGAAATACAACTTCAGTTGTCATGATATTGAAAACATGATGTCCAATGCAAAGTACAATAATACATTGTACTTGCTAGATTTGGGCAATAATAATATAGGCGATCACGGAGTTGAACATATTACCAGCTGGTTGATAAAACGACCGGCTTTGAAGACACTCATCTTATGTAGGAATATTATAACGGACCATGGTGCAAG AAGTTTAAGCTTCACCCttccattttcaaaaattctggTCCTTGATATCTCTTACAATAAAATGACCGATAATGGCATAGTAGATATCTTAAATACCTTGAAGAAGAGTCCTTTGTTGCGACAGTTACGAATATTTGGCAATTGTATAGGCCATCCAGCTGCAAAA ATCATCAAACGCATGTTGATGTTCCAAGTCCTAGAACAAGAGAACATTGATGTTAGACCATACAGAGTCGATCACAAGTGGTATTTTGCAAGATACGAAGGAAGTAGATGCAAAAAGGAATATCATGATATTCCATATGGTCTCCATTTCAACGCGTCACGACCTCCGACTAAAATAAATCGtccaaatatgaaatattataaatatacatacacaaAAACGACTGAACTTAAAGTGCAACAT TCGATTATAACTATCATTTCAAGAATATTAAGCAGACAACATGTTCAAGATTGTAAATGTTGTTATTGTATAAAGTGTGAAG CTCCACATTTTGATGAGTTGTGCAGAGATGCTAACCATCCAGAAGATTGCACTTGCTGCAAATGCAAAGCAGATAGTGAGATTTCGATAGATAAATCAATCATAGACAGACTCGTACCTGTTATTGATGTTATGAAGAGTATCTCGTATATTTTGAAACGAGTGAATTGTGAAGTTCAAGATAAGATCGTGCGGTGGGTTAATATTAACGAAGACATATTGGAAGAGGACTTGGAAACTATCGCTTGTAACAGAGAAGATGTGAAAACTTCTTCCGAAGACACTGTTTTGTGTAACACCTCTTGGGTGCAGTTGAATATGCCTACTCTGCAAAAATATTTGCAACAAACTTCATCAAAGAATGTACTCATTGTACCTAAAAACTATCTTGTATATTCAAATAGTGCTGATGAAATGTCTTCTCTACAGTATTGTCCAAATAAGAGTATGTAA
- the LOC117606586 gene encoding uncharacterized protein LOC117606586 isoform X2 — protein MKFNKYQYSSCIDPNRTNSSLKEHPDMKLSCYYQLPNQNFFKCFCTSICSATKRLDMKGSVISEKIRRHFQDTDIPALLIFLKKHPDIIHINLANNDISDTGFMNLLDHVLLYKSVENLDLQNNNITEKGTNYLLARAEYLEIKYLNLKANKFGVQNNTCLRALHLQKYNFSCHDIENMMSNAKYNNTLYLLDLGNNNIGDHGVEHITSWLIKRPALKTLILCRNIITDHGARSLSFTLPFSKILVLDISYNKMTDNGIVDILNTLKKSPLLRQLRIFGNCIGHPAAKIIKRMLMFQVLEQENIDVRPYRVDHKWYFARYEGSRCKKEYHDIPYGLHFNASRPPTKINRPNMKYYKYTYTKTTELKVQHSIITIISRILSRQHVQDCKCCYCIKCEAPHFDELCRDANHPEDCTCCKCKADSEISIDKSIIDRLVPVIDVMKSISYILKRVNCEVQDKIVRWVNINEDILEEDLETIACNREDVKTSSEDTVLCNTSWVQLNMPTLQKYLQQTSSKNVLIVPKNYLVYSNSADEMSSLQYCPNKSM, from the exons ATGAAATTCAATAAGTATCAGTATTCTTCATGCATTGATCCCAATAGAACCAATAGTTCATTAAAGGAACATCCAGATATGAAACTATCCTGTTATTATCAACTCCCAAATCAAAacttttttaaatgtttctgTACATCCATTTGTTCTGCAACGAAAAGACTTGATATGAAGGGGAGTGTTATAAGTGAAAAGATCAG GAGACATTTTCAAGACACGGACATTCCAGCTTTATTaatctttttaaaaaaacatcCAGATATTATTCATATTAACTTAGCAAATAACGATATCTCAGACACTGGCTTTATGAATTTGCTTGATCATGTACTT CTATATAAAAGCGTAGAGAACCTAGATCTTCAGAATAATAATATTACTGAGAAGGGAACTAATTATTTATTGGCAAGAGCAGAATATCTAGAAATAAAGTATCTTAATTTGAAAGCAAATAAATTTGGCGTTCAA AACAATACCTGTCTGAGGGCATTGCATCTGCAGAAATACAACTTCAGTTGTCATGATATTGAAAACATGATGTCCAATGCAAAGTACAATAATACATTGTACTTGCTAGATTTGGGCAATAATAATATAGGCGATCACGGAGTTGAACATATTACCAGCTGGTTGATAAAACGACCGGCTTTGAAGACACTCATCTTATGTAGGAATATTATAACGGACCATGGTGCAAG AAGTTTAAGCTTCACCCttccattttcaaaaattctggTCCTTGATATCTCTTACAATAAAATGACCGATAATGGCATAGTAGATATCTTAAATACCTTGAAGAAGAGTCCTTTGTTGCGACAGTTACGAATATTTGGCAATTGTATAGGCCATCCAGCTGCAAAA ATCATCAAACGCATGTTGATGTTCCAAGTCCTAGAACAAGAGAACATTGATGTTAGACCATACAGAGTCGATCACAAGTGGTATTTTGCAAGATACGAAGGAAGTAGATGCAAAAAGGAATATCATGATATTCCATATGGTCTCCATTTCAACGCGTCACGACCTCCGACTAAAATAAATCGtccaaatatgaaatattataaatatacatacacaaAAACGACTGAACTTAAAGTGCAACAT TCGATTATAACTATCATTTCAAGAATATTAAGCAGACAACATGTTCAAGATTGTAAATGTTGTTATTGTATAAAGTGTGAAG CTCCACATTTTGATGAGTTGTGCAGAGATGCTAACCATCCAGAAGATTGCACTTGCTGCAAATGCAAAGCAGATAGTGAGATTTCGATAGATAAATCAATCATAGACAGACTCGTACCTGTTATTGATGTTATGAAGAGTATCTCGTATATTTTGAAACGAGTGAATTGTGAAGTTCAAGATAAGATCGTGCGGTGGGTTAATATTAACGAAGACATATTGGAAGAGGACTTGGAAACTATCGCTTGTAACAGAGAAGATGTGAAAACTTCTTCCGAAGACACTGTTTTGTGTAACACCTCTTGGGTGCAGTTGAATATGCCTACTCTGCAAAAATATTTGCAACAAACTTCATCAAAGAATGTACTCATTGTACCTAAAAACTATCTTGTATATTCAAATAGTGCTGATGAAATGTCTTCTCTACAGTATTGTCCAAATAAGAGTATGTAA
- the LOC117606609 gene encoding tubulin polymerization-promoting protein homolog produces MEEFGLKKKDEPEASFEEIFQTYCEMDPVSSSQNVDLIPLSQSDRWLISARILDMITLTTTDTGLAFFKFRKRALSYDEYLTYLNDLANNYNLDLETMKQKMQTCGRPKQTASTIM; encoded by the exons ATGGAAGAATTTGGCTTGAAAAAAAAGGATGAACCTGAGGCTTCATTTGAAGAGATATTCcaaa CATACTGCGAGATGGATCCAGTTTCTTCTAGTCAAAATGTAGACCTTATACCATTGTCACAGAGCGACAGATGGTTGATATCTGCACGTATACTTGACATGATCACATTAACCACTACTGATACAGGActtgcattttttaaatttcgtaAAAGAGCCTTATCATACGATGAATATTTAACGTATTTAAATGATTTGGCCAATAATTACAATCTAGATTTAGAAACGATGAAGCAGAAGATGCAAACGTGTGGCAGACCTAAACAGACTGCTTCTACAATTATGTGA
- the Pink1 gene encoding PTEN-induced putative kinase 1, translating into MSIRTAVYRFVQNGRALLHSIRNTQCFYHPRIYHDKIHVVQVGKSQGYLPQGSNNVSSTGRHLGYLGAHARRIFVDNILKRVTNSLAADLRRRAASRLAFGDSAPFFALVGVSLASGTGILTKDDELEGVCWEIRDAISKLQWNTPQNDKNYETIKDEEKVIALKDFVIGPAIAKGCSAVVYATRFKDESALDEEKDEIHIDDKTKDVTAFPLALKMMFNYDTESNALSILRSMYRETVPARKQLKNEELAEWELRMAERKSKLPPHPNIVAMYYVFTDRVPALPGSWGMYPDALPARINPQGSGRNMSLFLLMKRYDITLSQYLADHTVSVRESILLLAQLLEGVAHLNAHGIAHRDLKTDNILLDLSEETDNCPSLVITDFGCCLADKNHGLYLPYNTHDIDKGGNAALMAPEVITAEPGPFTSINYTKADLWTVGTLAYEIFGMKNPFHGDNAQRISLKNHNYKEKDLPPLPSHVPAVVSALIKNLLSRSLYKRLDTETAATVMQLYLWAPNTWLRIEGKLPSSNEVMQWLLCLTTKVLCEGRNTMQPEEVLCNKNIQGIDYHSYQRSLSTRSCGRRTMPEYQLIASFLGRVTLGNIRNALKWIQQNA; encoded by the exons ATGTCGATTCGGACGGCAGTCTACCGTTTTGTGCAAAATGGTCGGGCTCTACTGCATTCCATCAGAAATACCCAGTGTTTCTACCATCCAAGGATCTATCACGACAAGATACACGTTGTGCAAGTAG gCAAGTCCCAGGGCTACTTGCCCCAGGGTAGCAACAATGTGTCCAGCACTGGAAGACACCTCGGTTATTTGGGAGCTCATGCTCGTCGGATTTTCGTTGATAATATCCTAAAAAGAGTTACAAATAGTTTGGCAGCTGACTTACGCAGACGCGCGGCCAGCAGATTGGCCTTTGGCGAttcggctcctttctttgcttTGGTTGGTGTGTCATTGGCATCTGGTACCGGAATATTGACAAAGGATGACGAATTGGAAGGAGTCTGTTGGGAAATTCGG GATGCTATATCAAAATTGCAATGGAACACTCCACAAAATGACAAGAATTATGAAACTATCAAGGATGAAGAAAAAGTTATTGCTCTGAAAGATTTTGTGATTGGTCCTGCAATTGCAAAAGGATGCTCTGCTGTTGTCTATGCGACAAGATTCAAGGATGAATCTGCGCTCgacgaagaaaaagatgaaataCATATCGACGATAAGACCAAGGACGTAACTGCATTTCCATTGGCATTAAAAATGATGTTTAATTACGACACTGAATCTAACGCGTTGTCTATTCTAAGATCCATGTATCGGGAGACTGTACCCGCTAGGAAACAATTAAAAAACGAAGAACTGGCTGAATGGGAATTGAGAATGGCAGAAAGAAAAAGCAAACTGCCACCACATCCAAACATCGTGGCGATGTATTATGTTTTTACCGATAGAGTACCTGCTTTACCTGGTTCATGGGGAATGTATCCCGATGCTCTGCCTGCCCGTATTAATCCCCAAGGATCTGGAAGAAACATGAGTTTGTTTCTATTAATGAAAAG ATATGACATTACATTGAGCCAATATTTAGCCGATCATACTGTGAGTGTAAGGGAATCGATACTACTACTAGCTCAGTTGCTCGAAGGTGTGGCTCATTTAAATGCACATGGTATTGCGCATCG AGATTTGAAGACGGACAATATTCTGCTAGACTTATCAGAAGAAACTGATAATTGTCCATCCTTGGTAATCACCGATTTTGGATGTTGTCTGGCTGATAAAAATCACGGACTATACTTACCCTATAACACCCACGATATTGATAAAGGGGGTAATGCCGCGTTAATGGCACCAGAAGTAATAACAGCGGAACCTGGTCCGTTTACCAGCATTAATTACACCAAAGCTGATCTTTGGACAGTAGGGACTCTGGCATATGAAATATTTGGTATGAAAAATCCGTTTCATGGCGACAATGCGCAGCGAATATCTCTGAAGAATCATAATTACAAGGAGAAAGATCTTCCACCTTTACCGAGCCACGTGCCAGCTGTTGTTTCTGCTTTGATAAAAAATCTGTTGTCTAGGAGCTTGTATAAG AGACTCGATACAGAGACAGCAGCAACGGTGATGCAATTATACTTGTGGGCACCGAATACTTGGTTAAGAATTGAAGGAAAGTTACCGTCGAGTAACGAG GTGATGCAATGGCTGTTATGTTTAACTACAAAAGTACTTTGCGAAGGACGTAATACGATGCAACCTGAAGAAGTATTATGCAACAAAAACATTCAAGGAATCGATTATCATTCTTATCAACGATCTTTATCGACAAGATCGTGTGGAAGGCGCACTATGCCGGAGTATCAATTGATAGCGAGTTTCCTTGGAAGAGTGACGCTTGGTAACATTAGAAATGCCTTAAAATGGATTCAACAGAACGCATAA
- the LOC117606593 gene encoding uncharacterized protein LOC117606593 isoform X1 → MMHLQTAVLFLLPLVAIVSAGYYQSRILTPANTVGCEAYTCGVNARCTHSEGRAVCSCMNLHMGDPLSRCVRVECLINEDCIGSKVCTNNRCINPCDGLCGVNALCEVKNHLPTCYCPPGHTGDPFTSCHIADPQAACKPSPCGINTKCEVVNEIPVCSCSPGYRGSPLTGCRHECESDSECPGHLACLASFKCESPCKCGTNAECQVINHQAKCTCPHNWLGNPYVSCRPECTTHSDCPRSKPACLYQKCLNPCEGVCGVNADCNLRDITPVCSCPRHMTGNPFVSCRLFEARDLCEPNPCGVNAICTPGHDNTGKERPVCTCPTGYIGNALTSCQRGECLTDSECPDNKACIDFTCRNPCTGKECGPTAVCTPRRHIAVCTCPDGTRGDALYNCNPVESRSVYNYGRACRYC, encoded by the exons ATGATGCATTTGCAGACTGCAGTTCTGTTTCTTCTTCCACTTGTAGCAATAGTCAGTGCTGGGTACTATCAGTCAAGGATACTAACGCCTGCGAATACAG TAGGTTGTGAAGCTTATACCTGTGGAGTTAATGCAAGATGCACTCACAGCGAAGGAAGAGCAGTTTGTTCATGCATGAATTTGCACATGGGAGATCCTCTTTCTAGATGCGTGCGAGTCGAGTGTTTGA TCAATGAAGATTGCATTGGAAGCAAGGTTTGCACAAATAATAGATGCATAAATCCTTGTGACGGTTTGTGCGGCGTAAACGCGTTATGCGAGGTGAAGAATCACCTTCCAACGTGTTATTGCCCTCCTGGACATACCGGAGATCCTTTCACCTCGTGTCATATAGCTGACCCTC AGGCTGCTTGTAAACCAAGTCCGTGCGGTATAAACACAAAATGCGAGGTAGTGAACGAAATACCAGTCTGTAGTTGTTCGCCAGGTTACAGAGGATCTCCTTTGACCGGATGCCGTCATGAATGCGAAAGCGATAGCGAATGCCCTGGTCACCTTGCTTGCTTGGCTTCCTTTAAATGCGAAAGCCCATGTAAATGCGGTACGAATGCAGAGTGTCAAGTGATTAATCATCAAGCGAAATGTACTTGTCCACAT AACTGGCTGGGAAATCCATACGTATCCTGTCGTCCTGAATGCACCACACATTCTGATTGTCCCAGAAGCAAACCAGCCTGCCTCTACCAAAAATGCTTAAATCCTTGCGAAGGAGTATGCGGAGTAAACGCAGACTGCAATCTGCGTGACATTACTCCTGTTTGTAGTTGTCCTAGACACATGACCGGTAATCCTTTCGTGAGTTGCAGATTATTTGAAGCAC GAGACTTATGCGAACCGAATCCATGCGGCGTGAACGCGATTTGCACTCCGGGCCACGACAATACCGGAAAGGAGAGACCTGTGTGCACCTGCCCCACCGGTTACATCGGAAATGCACTGACAAGCTGTCAACGAGGAGAATGTCTTACGGATAGCGAGTGCCCTGATAATAAAGCTTGCATCGATTTCACTTGTCGGAATCCATGTACCGGTAAAGAATGTGGCCCTACCGCGGTGTGTACACCTCGGCGTCACATTGCTGTATGCACCTGTCCAGATGGAACACGGGGAGATGCGCTTTATAATTGTAATCCTGTTGAAAGTAGATCTGTTTACAACTATGGCCGAGCATGTAGATATTGTTAG
- the LOC117606593 gene encoding uncharacterized protein LOC117606593 isoform X2: protein MMHLQTAVLFLLPLVAIVSAGYYQSRILTPANTGCEAYTCGVNARCTHSEGRAVCSCMNLHMGDPLSRCVRVECLINEDCIGSKVCTNNRCINPCDGLCGVNALCEVKNHLPTCYCPPGHTGDPFTSCHIADPQAACKPSPCGINTKCEVVNEIPVCSCSPGYRGSPLTGCRHECESDSECPGHLACLASFKCESPCKCGTNAECQVINHQAKCTCPHNWLGNPYVSCRPECTTHSDCPRSKPACLYQKCLNPCEGVCGVNADCNLRDITPVCSCPRHMTGNPFVSCRLFEARDLCEPNPCGVNAICTPGHDNTGKERPVCTCPTGYIGNALTSCQRGECLTDSECPDNKACIDFTCRNPCTGKECGPTAVCTPRRHIAVCTCPDGTRGDALYNCNPVESRSVYNYGRACRYC, encoded by the exons ATGATGCATTTGCAGACTGCAGTTCTGTTTCTTCTTCCACTTGTAGCAATAGTCAGTGCTGGGTACTATCAGTCAAGGATACTAACGCCTGCGAATACAG GTTGTGAAGCTTATACCTGTGGAGTTAATGCAAGATGCACTCACAGCGAAGGAAGAGCAGTTTGTTCATGCATGAATTTGCACATGGGAGATCCTCTTTCTAGATGCGTGCGAGTCGAGTGTTTGA TCAATGAAGATTGCATTGGAAGCAAGGTTTGCACAAATAATAGATGCATAAATCCTTGTGACGGTTTGTGCGGCGTAAACGCGTTATGCGAGGTGAAGAATCACCTTCCAACGTGTTATTGCCCTCCTGGACATACCGGAGATCCTTTCACCTCGTGTCATATAGCTGACCCTC AGGCTGCTTGTAAACCAAGTCCGTGCGGTATAAACACAAAATGCGAGGTAGTGAACGAAATACCAGTCTGTAGTTGTTCGCCAGGTTACAGAGGATCTCCTTTGACCGGATGCCGTCATGAATGCGAAAGCGATAGCGAATGCCCTGGTCACCTTGCTTGCTTGGCTTCCTTTAAATGCGAAAGCCCATGTAAATGCGGTACGAATGCAGAGTGTCAAGTGATTAATCATCAAGCGAAATGTACTTGTCCACAT AACTGGCTGGGAAATCCATACGTATCCTGTCGTCCTGAATGCACCACACATTCTGATTGTCCCAGAAGCAAACCAGCCTGCCTCTACCAAAAATGCTTAAATCCTTGCGAAGGAGTATGCGGAGTAAACGCAGACTGCAATCTGCGTGACATTACTCCTGTTTGTAGTTGTCCTAGACACATGACCGGTAATCCTTTCGTGAGTTGCAGATTATTTGAAGCAC GAGACTTATGCGAACCGAATCCATGCGGCGTGAACGCGATTTGCACTCCGGGCCACGACAATACCGGAAAGGAGAGACCTGTGTGCACCTGCCCCACCGGTTACATCGGAAATGCACTGACAAGCTGTCAACGAGGAGAATGTCTTACGGATAGCGAGTGCCCTGATAATAAAGCTTGCATCGATTTCACTTGTCGGAATCCATGTACCGGTAAAGAATGTGGCCCTACCGCGGTGTGTACACCTCGGCGTCACATTGCTGTATGCACCTGTCCAGATGGAACACGGGGAGATGCGCTTTATAATTGTAATCCTGTTGAAAGTAGATCTGTTTACAACTATGGCCGAGCATGTAGATATTGTTAG